The following coding sequences are from one Burkholderia stabilis window:
- a CDS encoding phosphocholine-specific phospholipase C — protein MAIHSRRDFLKFSAGLAGATAASTLLPESIRRALAIEPNSVTGTIQDVQHIVVFMQENRSFDHYLGHLSGVRGYNDRFPVTLPNGKPVWFQPRQEDKTSVIAPFRYDTTNPGVNAQCIGGLPHTWATTHGAIDNGRADQWAVQKSNMTMGYHVRDDIPFHYALADAFTVCDNYFCSIPGNTHPNRMYLMTGMVDPLGTGGGPLLDNTDYIDNQFDKIQLPPFSWKTYPERLEQAGISWQIYQQGTGFDNFTGNYGTNMLACFNNFVNAPAGSSLQTRGMSTRSITQLKADVQANALPQVSWLLPPAAYSEHPKFTPLYGAYYLSTILDALTSNPEVWSKTVLFIMYDENDGFFDHVVPPQAPTLPGSGMSTVDVSLERHNVVTSTQTGTYTADNLPYGLGPRVPMFVVSPWSKGGYVCSQVFDHTSVLQFIEKRFGVTETNISPWRRAICGDLTSSLDFTKSDTTLPSLPSTQAYVAQADMQCSRASSQTAPASTAQQVVTAQEPGTRPARALPYELHVTGQLQAQGYAVTFANTGTQGAHFWVYTGDPTAMPRRYTVEAGKQLTDTWALDANGNYLVSVWGPNGYFRRFAGSAAADAGAKPEITACYDVANGDVYVTFANAGAAALTVTATDVAYGGAARTLTIPPGKSVEAHWDLSCSSHWYDLQFAVAGNAGWTRRIAGHVETGKASVTDPAAVAPTITPV, from the coding sequence ATGGCCATCCATTCGCGACGCGATTTTCTGAAGTTCTCCGCCGGCCTCGCCGGCGCGACCGCCGCCAGCACGCTGCTGCCCGAGTCGATCCGCCGGGCGCTCGCGATCGAGCCGAATAGCGTGACGGGCACGATCCAGGACGTCCAGCACATCGTCGTGTTCATGCAGGAGAACCGCTCGTTCGACCACTACCTCGGTCACCTGAGCGGCGTGCGCGGCTACAACGACCGCTTTCCGGTCACGCTGCCGAACGGCAAGCCGGTGTGGTTCCAGCCGCGGCAGGAGGACAAGACGAGCGTGATCGCGCCGTTCCGCTACGACACGACCAATCCGGGCGTCAACGCGCAGTGCATCGGCGGCCTGCCGCATACGTGGGCGACGACGCACGGTGCGATCGACAACGGCCGCGCGGACCAGTGGGCCGTGCAAAAGTCCAACATGACGATGGGCTACCACGTCCGCGACGACATCCCGTTCCATTACGCGCTCGCGGATGCGTTCACCGTGTGCGACAACTACTTCTGCTCGATCCCGGGCAACACGCACCCGAACCGCATGTACCTGATGACGGGCATGGTCGATCCGCTCGGCACGGGCGGCGGGCCGCTGCTGGACAACACCGACTACATCGACAACCAGTTCGACAAGATCCAGCTGCCGCCCTTCAGCTGGAAGACCTACCCGGAGCGGCTCGAACAGGCCGGCATCTCGTGGCAGATCTACCAGCAGGGCACCGGCTTCGACAACTTCACCGGCAACTACGGTACGAACATGCTGGCGTGCTTCAACAACTTCGTGAATGCGCCGGCCGGTTCGTCGCTGCAGACGCGCGGGATGAGCACGCGTTCGATTACGCAACTGAAGGCGGACGTGCAGGCGAACGCGCTGCCGCAGGTATCGTGGCTGCTGCCGCCCGCCGCGTATTCGGAGCATCCGAAGTTCACGCCGCTGTACGGCGCGTACTACCTGTCGACGATTCTCGATGCGCTCACGTCCAATCCGGAGGTGTGGAGCAAGACCGTGCTGTTCATCATGTACGACGAGAACGACGGCTTCTTCGACCACGTCGTGCCGCCGCAGGCGCCGACGCTGCCGGGTTCCGGCATGAGCACCGTGGACGTGTCGCTCGAGCGGCACAACGTCGTGACCTCGACGCAGACGGGCACCTATACCGCCGACAACCTGCCGTACGGCCTCGGCCCGCGCGTGCCGATGTTCGTCGTGTCGCCGTGGTCGAAGGGCGGCTACGTGTGCTCGCAGGTGTTCGATCACACGTCGGTGCTGCAATTCATCGAGAAGCGCTTCGGCGTGACGGAAACGAACATCTCGCCGTGGCGCCGCGCGATCTGCGGCGACCTGACGTCGTCGCTCGACTTCACGAAATCGGATACGACGCTGCCGAGCCTGCCGAGCACGCAGGCGTATGTCGCGCAGGCCGACATGCAGTGCTCGCGTGCGTCGTCGCAGACCGCGCCGGCCAGCACCGCGCAGCAGGTCGTGACGGCGCAGGAGCCCGGCACACGGCCGGCTCGCGCGCTGCCGTACGAATTGCACGTCACCGGCCAGCTCCAGGCGCAAGGCTATGCGGTGACGTTCGCGAATACCGGCACGCAAGGCGCGCACTTCTGGGTCTATACGGGCGATCCGACCGCGATGCCGCGCCGCTACACGGTCGAGGCGGGCAAGCAACTGACCGATACCTGGGCGCTCGATGCGAACGGCAACTACCTGGTGAGCGTCTGGGGGCCCAACGGCTATTTCCGGCGCTTTGCGGGTTCGGCCGCTGCGGACGCCGGCGCGAAGCCTGAAATCACCGCGTGCTACGACGTCGCCAACGGCGACGTGTACGTGACGTTCGCGAATGCGGGCGCTGCCGCGCTGACGGTCACGGCGACCGACGTCGCATACGGCGGGGCCGCGCGCACGCTGACGATTCCGCCGGGGAAGAGCGTCGAAGCGCACTGGGATCTGTCGTGCAGCAGCCACTGGTACGACCTGCAGTTCGCGGTGGCGGGGAACGCGGGCTGGACGCGCCGCATCGCGGGGCACGTCGAAACCGGCAAGGCCAGCGTGACCGACCCGGCCGCCGTGGCGCCGACGATTACGCCGGTCTGA
- a CDS encoding acetyl/propionyl/methylcrotonyl-CoA carboxylase subunit alpha, translating into MFDKILIANRGEIACRVAATCKRLGIASVAVYSDADANAKHVAACDEAVHIGGSAAADSYLRIERIIEAARATGAQAIHPGYGFLSENEDFAHACEAAGIVFIGPPVDAIAAMGSKAAAKALMHAAAVPLVPGYHGDDQDAANLHGEADEIGYPVLLKASAGGGGKGMRVVERSGDFPAALASCQREAASSFGNDRVLIEKYLTRSRHVEVQVFGDTHGNTVYLFDRDCSVQRRHQKVLEEAPAPGLPDDLRRAMGEAAVAAARAVGYVGAGTVEFIMTGDAFYFMEMNTRLQVEHPVTEMVTGLDLVEWQLRVASGEPLPLKQDELRVRGHALEARLYAENPGRGFLPSTGTLKHLRLPEGVEFDIGASVRVDSGVREGDAITPFYDPMIAKLIVHGVDRAEALGLMLRALRACEVVGLHTNAAFLQRIVACEPFATADLDTGLIERNHDALFAPQQPPRATLALACAALLARERGAAAQGASPWGALPDWRLNGGYRRTLEWHAIDREADVTVSYEDDGAGARLAAGDAPAQTFVWTRGATPLDFDVTLGGVRSSGRVYADGDTFHVFTQGTAETFEWRNLLAHAGDAEQGGGRLTAPMPGKVIAVLVEPGQKVEAGTPLIVMEAMKMEHTIGAPSAGVVAEVLYGVGDQVADGAQLLMMAEG; encoded by the coding sequence ATGTTCGACAAGATTCTGATCGCCAACCGCGGCGAAATCGCGTGCCGCGTCGCCGCGACGTGCAAACGTCTCGGGATCGCGAGCGTCGCCGTCTATTCCGACGCGGATGCGAACGCGAAACACGTGGCCGCCTGCGACGAAGCCGTGCACATCGGCGGCTCGGCCGCCGCGGACAGCTACCTGCGCATCGAGCGCATCATCGAGGCCGCGCGCGCGACCGGCGCGCAGGCGATCCACCCCGGTTACGGCTTTCTGTCGGAGAACGAAGATTTCGCGCATGCGTGCGAAGCGGCCGGCATCGTCTTCATCGGGCCGCCGGTCGACGCGATCGCGGCGATGGGCTCGAAGGCCGCCGCGAAGGCGCTGATGCACGCGGCCGCCGTGCCGCTCGTGCCCGGCTATCACGGCGACGACCAGGATGCGGCCAACCTGCATGGCGAAGCCGACGAGATCGGCTACCCGGTGCTGCTGAAGGCAAGCGCGGGCGGCGGCGGCAAGGGGATGCGCGTGGTCGAGCGCTCCGGCGATTTCCCGGCGGCGCTCGCGTCGTGCCAGCGCGAGGCCGCAAGCAGCTTCGGCAACGACCGCGTGCTGATCGAGAAATACCTGACGCGCTCGCGTCACGTCGAGGTGCAGGTGTTCGGCGACACGCACGGCAATACCGTCTACCTGTTCGACCGCGACTGCTCGGTGCAGCGCCGTCACCAGAAGGTGCTCGAGGAAGCGCCGGCGCCGGGGCTGCCCGACGACCTGCGCCGCGCGATGGGCGAGGCGGCCGTTGCGGCCGCGCGCGCGGTCGGTTACGTCGGCGCGGGCACCGTCGAATTCATCATGACGGGCGACGCGTTCTACTTCATGGAAATGAACACGCGCCTGCAGGTCGAGCATCCGGTCACCGAGATGGTCACCGGGCTCGATCTCGTCGAATGGCAGTTGCGCGTCGCGTCCGGCGAGCCGCTGCCGCTGAAGCAGGACGAGCTGCGCGTGCGCGGCCATGCGCTCGAAGCGCGTCTCTACGCGGAGAACCCCGGGCGCGGCTTCCTGCCGTCCACAGGCACGCTGAAGCATCTGCGGCTGCCGGAAGGCGTCGAGTTCGACATCGGCGCATCGGTGCGCGTCGACAGCGGCGTGCGCGAAGGCGATGCGATCACGCCGTTCTACGATCCGATGATCGCGAAGCTGATCGTCCACGGTGTGGACCGCGCGGAAGCGCTCGGCCTGATGCTGCGCGCGCTGCGCGCGTGCGAGGTGGTCGGCCTGCATACGAACGCCGCGTTCCTGCAACGGATCGTCGCGTGCGAACCGTTCGCGACGGCCGATCTCGACACGGGCCTGATCGAGCGCAACCACGACGCGCTGTTCGCACCGCAACAGCCGCCGCGCGCGACGCTCGCGCTCGCATGCGCAGCGCTGCTCGCGCGCGAACGCGGTGCGGCCGCGCAGGGCGCATCGCCGTGGGGCGCGCTGCCGGACTGGCGGTTGAACGGCGGCTATCGCCGCACGCTCGAATGGCATGCGATCGACCGCGAAGCGGACGTGACGGTGAGCTACGAGGACGACGGTGCCGGTGCACGACTCGCGGCCGGCGATGCGCCCGCGCAGACATTCGTGTGGACGCGCGGCGCGACGCCGCTCGATTTCGACGTGACGCTCGGCGGCGTGCGCAGCAGCGGCCGCGTGTATGCGGACGGCGATACGTTCCACGTGTTCACGCAAGGCACGGCCGAGACGTTCGAATGGCGCAACCTGCTCGCGCATGCAGGCGACGCCGAGCAGGGCGGCGGCCGCCTGACCGCGCCGATGCCGGGCAAGGTGATCGCGGTGCTGGTCGAGCCCGGCCAGAAGGTCGAAGCCGGCACGCCGCTGATCGTGATGGAAGCGATGAAGATGGAGCATACGATCGGCGCGCCGAGCGCGGGCGTCGTCGCGGAAGTGCTGTACGGCGTCGGCGACCAGGTCGCGGACGGCGCGCAATTGCTGATGATGGCGGAAGGCTGA
- a CDS encoding enoyl-CoA hydratase/isomerase family protein produces MRYETIKVNEAGRVATITLARPDVRNAFNETTIAELTTAFEWLDAHEGVRAIVLAAEGVAFCAGADLNWMKKMAGYSDDENRADARKLARMLEAIHRCGKPVIARVHGDAYAGGVGLVAAADIAIAADGVKFCLSEARLGLIPATIAPYVVRAMGERAARRYFTTAEVFDSTRAASLGFIHDAVPADALDETVAKLAATLVANGPDAVRACKRLVADVAGRPLDATLIEQTADWIAHTRAGAEAREGIAAFLEKRTPSWRE; encoded by the coding sequence GACGTGCGCAACGCGTTCAACGAGACGACGATCGCCGAGCTGACCACGGCGTTCGAATGGCTCGACGCGCATGAAGGCGTGCGCGCGATCGTGCTCGCGGCGGAAGGCGTTGCGTTCTGCGCGGGCGCCGACCTGAACTGGATGAAGAAGATGGCCGGTTACTCGGATGACGAGAACCGCGCCGATGCGCGCAAGCTCGCGCGGATGCTCGAGGCGATCCATCGCTGCGGCAAGCCCGTGATCGCACGCGTGCATGGCGATGCGTATGCGGGTGGCGTGGGCCTGGTGGCTGCGGCCGACATCGCGATCGCCGCCGACGGCGTGAAGTTCTGCCTGTCGGAAGCGCGTCTCGGGCTGATTCCCGCGACGATCGCGCCGTACGTCGTGCGCGCGATGGGCGAGCGCGCGGCGCGCCGCTACTTCACGACGGCGGAGGTGTTCGACAGCACGCGCGCCGCATCGCTCGGCTTCATTCACGATGCAGTGCCGGCCGATGCGCTCGACGAAACGGTCGCGAAGCTGGCGGCGACGTTGGTTGCGAACGGCCCCGACGCGGTGCGTGCGTGCAAGCGGCTCGTCGCCGACGTGGCCGGCCGCCCGCTCGACGCCACGCTGATCGAGCAGACCGCCGACTGGATCGCCCATACCCGCGCAGGCGCGGAAGCGCGCGAAGGGATCGCGGCTTTCCTCGAGAAACGCACGCCGTCGTGGCGTGAATGA